One genomic region from Conexibacter woesei Iso977N encodes:
- a CDS encoding glycosyltransferase: MSAAAVNEAPASGRPRVAFLAWTDRTPRADEIAASVGGVAQRFDGYGLRGRATAPLRYVLNGLGTIAWLAWRRPRAVVTQNPPVFVGLIAWLYGLATGVPVLLDSHPASFGRKDGLWKVMLPVHRFLARRARLVLVTAPELADEVRAWGGRAAEVHEAPVAELTATPAPELAAGERLRVFYVGVFAPDEPAGAVIEAARLVPDADVRITGDLRRAPAGLVEGAPENVTFVGFLAPEDYRRELREAHVVMTLTTDPTSVMRSGYEAVYAGRPLVTSEWPVLRSTFPYAVHAEGRPEALAAALTEATRRHAELRASTAPALTHQQATWASQHAAIEEAITS, encoded by the coding sequence GTGAGCGCGGCCGCCGTCAACGAGGCCCCGGCCAGCGGCCGCCCGCGCGTCGCGTTCCTGGCCTGGACCGACCGGACGCCGCGCGCCGACGAGATCGCCGCCAGCGTCGGCGGCGTCGCCCAGCGCTTCGACGGCTACGGCCTGCGCGGCCGCGCGACCGCGCCGCTGCGCTACGTCCTCAACGGCCTCGGGACGATCGCGTGGCTGGCCTGGCGGCGCCCGCGGGCCGTCGTCACCCAGAACCCGCCGGTCTTCGTCGGGCTGATCGCCTGGCTCTACGGGCTCGCGACGGGCGTGCCGGTGCTGCTCGACAGCCACCCGGCGTCGTTCGGCCGCAAGGACGGGCTCTGGAAGGTCATGCTGCCCGTCCACCGCTTCCTCGCCCGCCGCGCCCGGCTGGTCCTGGTGACGGCGCCCGAGCTGGCCGACGAGGTCCGCGCCTGGGGCGGCCGTGCCGCCGAGGTCCACGAGGCGCCGGTCGCCGAGCTGACCGCGACGCCCGCGCCGGAGCTGGCCGCAGGCGAGCGCCTACGCGTCTTCTACGTCGGCGTCTTCGCGCCCGACGAGCCGGCCGGCGCGGTGATCGAGGCGGCCCGGCTGGTGCCGGACGCCGACGTCCGCATCACCGGCGACCTGCGCCGCGCGCCCGCCGGGCTGGTCGAGGGCGCCCCGGAGAACGTGACGTTCGTCGGGTTCCTGGCGCCGGAGGACTACCGGCGCGAGCTGCGGGAGGCCCACGTCGTGATGACGCTGACGACCGATCCGACGTCGGTCATGCGCTCCGGGTACGAGGCCGTTTACGCGGGCCGCCCGCTGGTGACCAGCGAATGGCCCGTGCTGCGCTCGACCTTCCCCTACGCTGTACACGCCGAGGGACGGCCGGAGGCTCTGGCCGCCGCCCTCACCGAAGCGACCCGGCGTCACGCCGAGCTGCGGGCGAGCACCGCCCCGGCGCTCACGCACCAGCAGGCGACCTGGGCGTCCCAGCACGCCGCGATCGAGGAGGCCATCACCTCATGA
- a CDS encoding glycosyltransferase, with the protein MLDHTPAHAGGRDGAAMTSAPAVAITHDFMEIYGGAERVTQELASAFPGAPLTAVLGRRSVAARMGVADRFTSVLPPRELLLRGYRVLAPALPAVVHHHRLDDADVVLSSSYAFAHLFETRNDAPQVCYCHSPLRFAWSMTEHYEDEKAAGSKLTRTAFRAMAAHNRRVDYRGAQHVHTYLTQSPYVAGQIEEFYGRRALVVGAPVDCSHFTPSGTAPEDYWLICGRLVEPYKRVTLALEAFRDLPGERLVIAGDGPAMAELQAKAPPNVTFLGHLEDDAVVKAMQNCKATIFPSRDDFGLIPVEVAACGRPVLAYGDGGALHTVVPGLTGEHFHEQTAGALLDALRAFDPGAYDPAAIRAHALKWDRAPFTARVQAVVAAVAAGTAIDEAAVTLS; encoded by the coding sequence ATGCTCGACCACACGCCGGCCCACGCCGGCGGCCGGGACGGTGCGGCGATGACGTCGGCGCCCGCCGTCGCGATCACGCACGACTTCATGGAGATCTACGGGGGCGCCGAGCGCGTCACCCAGGAGCTGGCCTCCGCGTTCCCGGGCGCGCCGCTGACCGCCGTCCTCGGGCGCCGCTCGGTCGCCGCGCGCATGGGCGTCGCCGATCGCTTCACCAGCGTCCTGCCGCCGCGCGAGCTGCTGCTGCGCGGCTACCGCGTGCTGGCGCCCGCGCTGCCGGCCGTCGTCCACCACCACAGGCTCGACGACGCCGACGTCGTGCTGAGCTCGTCCTACGCGTTCGCGCACCTGTTCGAGACCCGCAACGACGCCCCGCAGGTCTGCTACTGCCACAGCCCGCTGCGCTTCGCGTGGTCGATGACCGAGCACTACGAGGACGAGAAGGCCGCCGGCTCGAAGCTCACGCGGACGGCGTTCCGGGCGATGGCCGCGCACAACCGCCGCGTCGACTACAGGGGCGCGCAGCACGTCCACACCTACCTGACGCAGTCGCCCTACGTGGCCGGGCAGATCGAGGAGTTCTACGGCCGCCGCGCGCTGGTCGTGGGCGCGCCGGTCGACTGCTCGCACTTCACGCCGTCCGGCACCGCGCCCGAGGACTACTGGTTGATCTGCGGGCGCCTGGTCGAGCCCTACAAGCGCGTCACGCTGGCGCTGGAGGCGTTCCGCGACCTCCCCGGCGAGCGCCTGGTCATCGCCGGCGACGGGCCCGCGATGGCCGAGCTGCAGGCCAAGGCGCCGCCGAACGTGACGTTCCTCGGCCACCTCGAGGACGACGCGGTCGTCAAGGCCATGCAGAACTGCAAGGCCACCATCTTCCCGAGCCGCGACGACTTCGGGCTGATCCCCGTCGAGGTCGCCGCGTGCGGCCGCCCGGTGCTGGCCTACGGCGACGGCGGCGCGCTGCACACGGTCGTCCCGGGGCTGACCGGCGAGCACTTCCACGAGCAGACGGCCGGCGCGCTGCTGGACGCGCTGCGCGCGTTCGACCCCGGCGCCTACGACCCGGCCGCGATCCGCGCCCACGCGCTGAAGTGGGACCGCGCGCCGTTCACGGCGCGCGTGCAGGCCGTGGTCGCCGCGGTCGCGGCGGGCACGGCGATCGACGAGGCGGCGGTGACGCTGTCGTGA
- a CDS encoding choice-of-anchor D domain-containing protein, which translates to MPRIALFCALIASVIGIAIPLTANAASDSSQPVFVSSGTVTYDFVAVGDSATKTVHISNPSSKSLTISGIDFSGPDTADFAITANTCTGAKLANGSGCNVTVRFSPILSGTRVASLRFTDDTPCKNFVTVAGSGTETKSSALAHSAACDQGVEQVTVPGQTVTQNTTTTTTTTVTKTVPVPTVNGQDAISLPTSCVSKRSITFHLAAPAGQIFKKVTVKLGGRTFKTLKGRSIKSKVSLKGLPRGRFTLSIVGTLTSGKTVRQTRHYVTCVANKKAK; encoded by the coding sequence ATGCCTCGCATCGCGCTGTTCTGCGCGCTGATCGCCAGCGTCATCGGCATCGCCATCCCGCTGACCGCCAACGCCGCAAGCGACAGCTCGCAGCCGGTGTTCGTCTCCTCGGGCACCGTGACCTACGACTTCGTCGCCGTCGGCGACTCCGCCACCAAGACGGTGCACATCAGCAACCCGTCGTCGAAGTCGCTGACGATCAGCGGCATCGACTTCAGCGGCCCGGACACCGCGGACTTCGCGATCACCGCGAACACGTGCACCGGCGCCAAGCTGGCCAACGGCAGCGGCTGCAACGTCACCGTGCGCTTCTCGCCGATCCTGTCCGGCACCCGCGTCGCCTCGCTGCGCTTCACCGACGACACGCCGTGCAAGAACTTCGTCACGGTCGCCGGCTCGGGCACCGAGACCAAGTCGTCCGCGCTGGCCCACAGCGCGGCCTGCGACCAGGGCGTCGAGCAGGTCACGGTCCCCGGCCAGACGGTGACGCAGAACACGACGACGACCACGACGACGACGGTCACGAAGACCGTGCCGGTCCCGACGGTCAACGGTCAGGACGCGATCTCGCTGCCGACCTCCTGCGTGTCCAAGCGCTCGATCACGTTCCACCTGGCCGCGCCGGCGGGGCAGATCTTCAAGAAGGTCACGGTCAAGCTGGGCGGCAGGACCTTCAAGACGCTCAAGGGCAGGTCCATCAAGTCGAAGGTGAGCCTCAAGGGCCTGCCGCGCGGGCGCTTCACGCTCTCGATCGTCGGCACGCTCACCAGCGGCAAGACGGTCAGGCAGACGCGGCACTACGTGACCTGCGTCGCCAACAAGAAGGCCAAGTAG
- the mce gene encoding methylmalonyl-CoA epimerase, which yields MFARIDHVGVAVEDLDASIALYEKTYNMKLVHREVVEEQGVEAVLLDVGENHVELLAPLGPDTPVGKFLAKKGPGIHHVAYQVEDIDSALSSLKESGLRLIDETPRIGIRGSRVAFLHPAASGGVLTEIVEPAAGH from the coding sequence ATGTTCGCGCGCATCGACCACGTGGGCGTGGCCGTCGAGGACCTCGACGCCTCGATCGCCCTCTACGAGAAGACCTACAACATGAAGCTCGTCCACCGCGAGGTCGTGGAGGAGCAGGGCGTCGAGGCGGTCCTGCTCGACGTCGGCGAGAACCACGTCGAGCTGCTCGCGCCGCTGGGCCCGGACACGCCGGTCGGCAAGTTCCTGGCCAAGAAGGGGCCGGGGATCCACCATGTCGCGTACCAGGTGGAGGACATCGACAGCGCGTTGTCATCGCTGAAGGAGTCCGGGTTGCGGCTGATCGACGAGACGCCCCGGATCGGCATCCGCGGCTCCCGCGTGGCCTTCCTGCACCCCGCCGCCAGCGGCGGCGTGCTGACGGAGATCGTGGAGCCGGCGGCCGGGCACTAG
- a CDS encoding polysaccharide pyruvyl transferase family protein, which produces MTSAAPDPLAVQPLDEAYRSLVAPGTPIALLDFPLYPNVGDSAIWLGAAALAQRNGNTIKYTANHASYSAAGLRRCLPEDGVIVVQGGGNFGDRWPAHHQLRERVVSDFPDRPVVFLPISVEFLSAEAAERSFALLAAHPRLHVMVRDRASCATVEQALPGRTRLTPDAATALGHLDAGAAAPAHDVVALVRTDSEAQARVPAPPAGLDVRVIDWLNVPGQDGYDPAFRRSEWALQRLGSVLVRVPAIAPPGHQSLVLAAYMRMARRRLAWGVRVLASGRVVATDRLHAHIICELLGRRHVVADSGHGKISGYVATHGQSATSTLVAPAELYDAVARELAR; this is translated from the coding sequence ATGACCTCCGCCGCACCCGATCCGCTCGCGGTCCAGCCGCTGGACGAGGCCTACCGCAGCCTCGTCGCGCCCGGGACGCCGATCGCGCTGCTCGACTTCCCGCTCTACCCCAACGTCGGCGACTCGGCGATCTGGCTCGGCGCGGCCGCGCTCGCGCAGCGCAACGGCAACACCATCAAGTACACCGCCAACCACGCGTCCTACTCGGCGGCGGGGCTGCGGCGCTGCCTTCCGGAGGACGGCGTGATCGTCGTCCAGGGCGGCGGCAACTTCGGCGACCGCTGGCCCGCGCACCATCAGCTGCGCGAGCGCGTCGTCTCCGACTTCCCGGACCGGCCCGTCGTCTTCTTGCCGATCAGCGTCGAGTTCCTCAGCGCCGAGGCGGCGGAGCGCTCGTTCGCGCTGCTCGCCGCGCATCCGCGCCTGCACGTCATGGTCCGCGACCGGGCGTCGTGCGCGACGGTCGAGCAGGCGCTCCCGGGGCGCACGCGGCTGACCCCGGACGCCGCGACCGCGCTCGGCCACCTCGACGCCGGCGCGGCCGCGCCGGCCCACGACGTCGTCGCGCTCGTCCGCACCGACTCCGAGGCGCAGGCGCGCGTCCCGGCGCCGCCCGCCGGCCTCGACGTGCGCGTGATCGACTGGCTCAACGTCCCGGGCCAGGACGGCTACGACCCGGCCTTCCGGCGCAGTGAGTGGGCCCTGCAGCGGCTCGGCTCGGTCCTCGTCCGCGTCCCGGCCATCGCACCGCCCGGCCACCAGTCGCTGGTCCTCGCGGCCTACATGCGGATGGCGCGCCGGCGGCTGGCCTGGGGCGTCCGTGTGCTCGCCTCCGGGCGCGTCGTCGCGACCGACCGCCTCCACGCGCACATCATCTGCGAGCTGCTGGGCCGGCGCCACGTCGTCGCCGACAGCGGCCACGGCAAGATCAGCGGCTACGTCGCGACGCACGGGCAGTCGGCGACGAGCACGCTCGTCGCGCCCGCCGAGCTCTACGACGCGGTCGCCCGCGAGCTGGCCCGATGA
- a CDS encoding glycosyltransferase codes for MPRELRRFVTAPGPRGEQLARDGEDVTILPQYERHPRELGASIAAAVRLVRRDRPQIVVSTGAGSAALYCAVARAAGAKLVFGETMARVTGPSASGRVTARLAHANLVQWPEMGSVYPRARVCRPLLLEDVGAPLAGDAAGTLVVVGTHTAPFDRLVSIAAAAARAGVLPAPIVAQVGPSRVPFPEAETHEFLAPEAMAAAIARSQVIVSHGGAGSLSAALRTGHRPIVLGRTRRHGEHFDDHQEQLMGKLAESGLVVALDDRLGPEHVEAALAPLPRPEASPLPSMHDALASALDELGLARL; via the coding sequence GTGCCACGCGAATTGCGGCGTTTCGTCACCGCGCCCGGCCCGCGCGGCGAGCAGCTCGCGCGCGACGGCGAGGACGTCACGATCCTGCCCCAGTACGAGCGCCACCCGCGCGAGCTCGGCGCGAGCATCGCCGCCGCCGTCCGGCTGGTGCGCCGCGATCGCCCGCAGATCGTGGTGTCGACCGGCGCGGGCTCGGCGGCGCTGTACTGCGCGGTCGCGCGGGCGGCCGGCGCGAAGCTCGTATTCGGGGAGACGATGGCGCGCGTGACCGGCCCGAGCGCGTCCGGACGGGTCACGGCGCGGCTCGCGCACGCGAATCTGGTCCAATGGCCGGAGATGGGCTCGGTGTACCCACGAGCGCGCGTGTGCCGACCCCTGCTGCTCGAAGACGTCGGCGCGCCGCTGGCCGGCGACGCCGCCGGGACGTTGGTCGTCGTCGGGACGCACACGGCGCCGTTCGACCGGCTCGTCTCGATCGCCGCCGCGGCGGCCCGCGCGGGCGTCCTGCCGGCGCCGATCGTCGCGCAGGTCGGCCCGTCCCGGGTGCCGTTCCCGGAGGCCGAGACGCACGAGTTCCTGGCGCCGGAGGCGATGGCCGCCGCGATCGCGCGCTCGCAGGTGATCGTCTCCCACGGCGGCGCGGGGTCGCTGTCGGCCGCGCTGCGCACCGGCCACCGGCCGATCGTCCTCGGCCGGACCAGGCGCCACGGCGAGCACTTCGACGACCACCAGGAGCAGCTGATGGGCAAGCTCGCCGAGTCCGGCCTCGTCGTCGCGCTCGACGACCGGCTCGGGCCCGAGCACGTCGAGGCCGCGCTCGCGCCGCTGCCGCGGCCGGAGGCGTCGCCGCTGCCGAGCATGCACGACGCGCTGGCGTCCGCCCTCGACGAGCTCGGGCTGGCGCGCCTCTGA
- a CDS encoding O-antigen ligase family protein yields the protein MALAVCALLAAAGVARRPTRGAAVALAALALLIGWVALSGSWSHAPWRGTLDITRDLAYLATLAAFALLGRTDGRARTLLLALAAAALVVAVAGLGAWLAPDHVHGIPAADRERLSAPTTYWNASGMLAALGAVWCVAISATDRSRVLRVVAAAAIAPAAAVVYLSASRGAALAALVGLAVLVAAGPARRTLTALAAAGPAAGLALLAAHGAHGLDVQAPTGAALHSGHRAALLILGAAVLGAASRAALLALDDRLAAWSPGGPPRLARGAALAGLVVLGVAIGTAVALQDTGNAVSSSLAPNQRFQEIGTNGRADLWHVALADGTRPAPLKGAGAGSFGRLWDRDGTTHFEAADAHSLYAETLGELGLVGFALLAVLLATLVVALLCRAAASRDATWAGLAAGALALLAHAAYDFDWELVALTLPLLAAGGLALARAEDDGEPRAAPLALPLRAAVVAATVALAVVPFAVQRSQRAVDRSLDAFAAGDCAAAQRHATAARSGLVDRPEPYEVASWCATQAGDTNAALTAAQQAVDRDPGDFRLRLAQAIVQARLGRDPRAAFAAALERSPASLDLKHARPVLGRAHQPVWWKRGAAAIPFPQPRLAGRQLPADTG from the coding sequence GTGGCGCTCGCCGTCTGCGCGCTGCTGGCCGCCGCCGGCGTGGCGCGGCGCCCGACGCGCGGCGCGGCGGTCGCGCTCGCCGCGCTGGCGCTGCTGATCGGCTGGGTCGCGCTGTCGGGGAGCTGGTCGCACGCGCCGTGGCGCGGGACGCTCGACATCACGCGCGACCTCGCCTACCTGGCGACGCTGGCCGCGTTCGCGCTGCTGGGCCGGACCGACGGGCGCGCGCGGACGCTGCTGCTCGCGCTCGCGGCCGCCGCGCTCGTCGTGGCCGTCGCCGGCCTCGGCGCGTGGCTGGCGCCCGACCACGTCCACGGGATCCCGGCGGCCGACCGTGAGCGCCTGTCGGCCCCGACCACCTACTGGAACGCGAGCGGGATGCTCGCCGCGCTCGGCGCCGTCTGGTGCGTGGCGATCTCGGCGACCGACCGCTCGCGCGTGCTGCGCGTCGTCGCGGCCGCTGCCATCGCGCCCGCCGCCGCGGTCGTCTACCTGTCGGCCTCGCGCGGCGCGGCGCTGGCCGCGCTCGTCGGCCTCGCGGTCCTGGTCGCCGCCGGGCCCGCGCGCCGGACGCTCACCGCGCTGGCCGCCGCGGGCCCGGCGGCCGGCCTCGCGCTGCTCGCCGCCCACGGCGCCCACGGCCTCGACGTGCAGGCGCCGACCGGCGCCGCGCTGCACAGCGGCCACCGCGCGGCGCTGCTGATCCTCGGCGCGGCGGTGCTCGGCGCCGCGTCCCGGGCCGCGCTGCTGGCCCTCGACGACCGCCTGGCGGCGTGGTCGCCCGGCGGCCCGCCGCGCCTCGCGCGCGGCGCGGCGCTCGCGGGCCTCGTCGTGCTCGGCGTCGCGATCGGGACGGCCGTCGCGTTGCAGGACACCGGGAACGCCGTCTCGTCGAGCCTGGCCCCCAACCAGCGCTTCCAGGAGATCGGGACCAACGGCCGCGCGGACCTGTGGCACGTCGCGCTGGCCGACGGCACGCGGCCCGCGCCGCTGAAGGGCGCGGGCGCCGGGAGCTTCGGCCGGCTGTGGGACCGCGACGGCACCACGCACTTCGAGGCCGCCGACGCGCACTCGCTCTACGCCGAGACGCTCGGCGAGCTGGGGCTGGTCGGCTTCGCGCTGCTCGCCGTCCTGCTCGCGACGCTCGTCGTCGCGCTGCTGTGCCGCGCGGCCGCGAGCCGCGACGCGACCTGGGCGGGCCTGGCGGCGGGCGCGCTGGCGCTGCTGGCCCACGCGGCCTACGACTTCGACTGGGAGCTGGTCGCGCTGACGCTGCCGCTGCTCGCCGCGGGCGGCCTGGCGCTGGCGCGCGCCGAGGACGACGGCGAGCCACGGGCGGCGCCGCTCGCGCTGCCGCTGCGGGCGGCGGTCGTCGCCGCCACGGTCGCGCTCGCGGTCGTCCCGTTCGCCGTGCAGCGCTCGCAGCGCGCGGTCGACCGGTCGCTCGACGCGTTCGCCGCGGGCGACTGCGCCGCCGCACAGCGCCACGCGACCGCCGCGCGCTCCGGGCTCGTCGACCGGCCCGAGCCCTACGAGGTCGCGTCGTGGTGCGCCACGCAGGCGGGCGACACGAACGCCGCTCTGACGGCCGCGCAGCAGGCCGTCGACCGCGACCCGGGCGACTTCCGCCTGCGCCTCGCGCAGGCGATCGTCCAGGCCCGCCTCGGGCGCGACCCCCGCGCGGCGTTCGCCGCGGCGCTGGAGCGCTCGCCCGCGTCGCTGGACCTGAAGCACGCGCGCCCCGTGCTGGGGCGCGCGCATCAGCCGGTCTGGTGGAAGCGCGGCGCTGCCGCGATCCCGTTCCCCCAGCCCCGCCTGGCCGGCCGGCAGCTGCCGGCCGACACGGGGTGA
- a CDS encoding oligosaccharide flippase family protein translates to MSDVYVPPDPNEDPLTDEAAQRPVEAPEPAERQMGRAEVRTRAVRGAVSLGIRNLAVRAINLIGTIVLARLLDPHDFGLLAFAFAVKSVSDMLAAGGLAAGLIRREAMPTRRELQATLGFQLSTTSSLVLLIALCGAIFGGAAWVATVMAASLPIFALRVPTIVMLERKLDWSLPARAEVAETVVYNAIAIGLVVAGAGVWGVAAAATVQGLVGSFLLVSNGGVGWLRPIRDPSITRPLLRFGIGFQAVPLVGAAREQGTNMVIAAVGGVAMLGIWSAAYRVLQTMLLLLQSLWRVSYPAMARAMEAGADPRPMLERILVVTAVLLGLPAVWVAGSAPDLVHAVFGARWDDAIDVLPWGAAAFMFQGPISTMASGFLQARGDVGRIVVVVLLQSVIWIAWTAALIPSMGVEGAGIGMLIGSLFYTVGNVWLVDRHVKISAIRPMAGPLLTALIGAVAARAVADAVSPPLLGLVASCAAGTVVYAVILGVVRRGDVRTVARTLNLARGRPEPAGTV, encoded by the coding sequence ATGAGCGACGTCTACGTCCCACCCGATCCCAACGAGGACCCGCTCACCGACGAGGCGGCACAGCGACCGGTCGAGGCGCCCGAGCCGGCCGAGCGCCAGATGGGCCGCGCCGAGGTCCGGACGCGCGCCGTGCGCGGCGCGGTCAGCCTCGGCATCCGCAACCTCGCGGTGCGCGCGATCAACCTGATCGGGACGATCGTCCTCGCGCGCCTGCTCGACCCGCACGACTTCGGCCTGCTGGCGTTCGCGTTCGCCGTCAAGTCGGTCAGCGACATGCTCGCGGCCGGCGGCCTGGCGGCGGGCTTGATCCGGCGCGAGGCGATGCCGACGCGGCGCGAGCTGCAGGCGACGCTCGGCTTCCAGCTGTCGACGACGTCGTCGCTGGTGCTGCTGATCGCGCTCTGCGGGGCGATCTTCGGCGGCGCGGCCTGGGTCGCGACCGTGATGGCCGCCTCGCTGCCGATCTTCGCGCTGCGCGTGCCGACGATCGTGATGCTCGAGCGCAAGCTCGACTGGTCGCTGCCCGCGCGCGCCGAGGTCGCCGAGACCGTCGTCTACAACGCGATCGCGATCGGCCTGGTCGTCGCGGGGGCGGGCGTCTGGGGCGTCGCCGCGGCCGCGACGGTGCAGGGACTGGTCGGCTCGTTCCTGCTGGTCTCCAACGGCGGCGTCGGCTGGCTGCGGCCGATCCGCGACCCGTCGATCACGCGCCCGCTGCTGCGCTTCGGGATCGGCTTCCAGGCCGTCCCCCTCGTCGGCGCCGCGCGCGAGCAGGGCACCAACATGGTGATCGCCGCGGTCGGCGGCGTCGCGATGCTCGGCATCTGGTCGGCGGCCTACCGCGTGCTGCAGACGATGCTGCTGCTCCTGCAGAGCCTCTGGCGCGTTTCCTATCCGGCGATGGCGCGGGCGATGGAGGCGGGGGCGGACCCGCGGCCGATGCTCGAGCGGATCCTCGTCGTGACCGCCGTGCTGCTCGGGCTGCCCGCCGTCTGGGTCGCGGGCAGCGCGCCGGACCTCGTCCACGCCGTGTTCGGCGCGCGCTGGGACGACGCGATCGACGTGCTGCCGTGGGGCGCGGCCGCGTTCATGTTCCAGGGGCCGATCTCGACGATGGCCTCGGGCTTCCTGCAGGCGCGTGGCGACGTGGGGCGGATCGTGGTCGTGGTGCTGCTGCAGTCGGTGATCTGGATTGCCTGGACCGCCGCGCTGATCCCGTCGATGGGCGTCGAGGGCGCGGGCATCGGGATGCTGATCGGCTCGCTGTTCTACACGGTCGGCAACGTCTGGCTCGTCGACCGCCACGTCAAGATCTCGGCGATCCGCCCGATGGCCGGGCCGCTGCTGACCGCGCTGATCGGCGCGGTCGCGGCGCGCGCGGTCGCCGACGCGGTCAGCCCGCCGCTCCTCGGCCTCGTCGCGTCGTGCGCGGCCGGGACCGTCGTGTACGCCGTGATCCTCGGTGTCGTCCGGCGCGGCGACGTGCGCACCGTCGCCAGGACGCTCAACCTCGCGCGCGGCCGGCCCGAGCCGGCGGGCACGGTCTAG
- a CDS encoding O-antigen ligase family protein: protein MSAAAPTIGTAQVMPAEGAGRRGLPARDGVVHVWRHPGVQMTAVLVAGAVLLGAAATQGVLPAIAVLLGVAGSLVVLERPWIGGIALAAAVPVVAGLNRGIPVPGLRLSEILIGWLCAIVLLSADRRVVPRWRAFDWVAFLYALVTLGFGLWDLHQRGGGVNSTQLGTLLGPLQFFLLYRAIVSSLSTPALVRRGLWWLLGGGVFAAFIALLQYAGVGPVISTLNRISGGDNFEDAAAGGVSRVTGPFSHAQPASAYFFLIVCIAAAVCLSERNDVRRRSATWIVLAIGAAALMATFTMGPILSVLVAIALVAFWRRKLRVVSLWFIVAVLGATLLFSGPITGRLDQQFQRDPSASGSVLVPQTVSYRYGIWTEQYFPALRGRLVTGYGPDIPPEITWRFTESLYITLLLRGGIPLLLLYLGFVIALGGEAVRTMRETEGVPRAAAQGLLAALILLMPMQVIQAYFIQAGPGHLVWALGALVIASRNAHNRAADVAADA from the coding sequence ATGAGCGCGGCCGCGCCGACCATCGGCACGGCGCAGGTCATGCCGGCGGAGGGCGCCGGTCGTCGCGGGCTGCCCGCGCGCGACGGCGTCGTCCACGTCTGGCGCCATCCCGGCGTCCAGATGACCGCCGTCCTGGTCGCGGGCGCGGTGCTGCTCGGCGCCGCCGCGACGCAGGGCGTGCTGCCGGCGATCGCGGTCCTGCTCGGAGTGGCCGGGAGCCTCGTGGTCCTGGAGCGGCCGTGGATCGGCGGGATCGCGCTGGCCGCGGCCGTGCCGGTCGTGGCCGGCCTGAACCGCGGCATCCCGGTCCCGGGCCTGCGGCTCAGCGAGATCCTGATCGGCTGGCTGTGCGCGATCGTGCTGCTGAGCGCCGACCGCCGCGTCGTGCCGCGCTGGCGCGCGTTCGACTGGGTCGCGTTCCTGTACGCCTTGGTCACGCTCGGCTTCGGCCTCTGGGACCTGCACCAGCGCGGCGGGGGCGTCAACTCGACGCAGCTCGGCACGCTGCTCGGGCCGCTGCAGTTCTTCCTGCTCTACCGCGCGATCGTCAGCTCGCTGTCGACGCCCGCGCTCGTGCGCCGCGGCCTGTGGTGGCTGCTGGGCGGCGGCGTCTTCGCGGCGTTCATCGCGCTGCTGCAGTACGCGGGGGTCGGGCCGGTCATCTCGACGCTCAACCGGATCTCGGGCGGCGACAACTTCGAGGACGCGGCCGCGGGCGGCGTCTCGCGCGTGACCGGGCCGTTCTCGCACGCCCAGCCGGCCTCGGCGTACTTCTTCCTGATCGTCTGCATCGCGGCGGCCGTGTGCCTGAGCGAGCGCAACGACGTCCGCCGGCGCTCGGCGACCTGGATCGTCCTGGCGATCGGCGCGGCCGCGCTGATGGCGACGTTCACGATGGGGCCGATCCTGTCGGTGCTCGTCGCGATCGCGCTGGTCGCCTTCTGGCGTCGCAAGCTGCGCGTGGTGTCGCTGTGGTTCATCGTCGCGGTGCTCGGCGCGACGCTGCTGTTCAGCGGGCCGATCACCGGGCGCCTGGACCAGCAGTTCCAGCGCGACCCGTCGGCGTCCGGGAGCGTGCTCGTCCCGCAGACCGTGAGCTACCGCTACGGGATCTGGACCGAGCAGTACTTCCCAGCACTTCGCGGGCGGTTGGTGACCGGCTACGGGCCGGACATCCCGCCGGAGATCACCTGGCGCTTCACCGAGTCGTTGTACATCACCTTGCTGCTGCGCGGCGGGATCCCGTTGTTGTTGTTGTACTTGGGATTCGTGATCGCGCTCGGGGGTGAGGCCGTGCGGACGATGCGGGAGACCGAAGGGGTGCCGCGCGCCGCGGCCCAGGGGCTGCTGGCGGCGCTGATCCTGCTGATGCCGATGCAGGTCATCCAGGCCTACTTCATCCAGGCCGGCCCGGGCCACCTCGTCTGGGCCCTCGGTGCGCTGGTCATCGCCAGCCGCAACGCCCACAACCGCGCGGCGGACGTCGCCGCGGACGCGTGA